In Gopherus evgoodei ecotype Sinaloan lineage chromosome 10, rGopEvg1_v1.p, whole genome shotgun sequence, a single window of DNA contains:
- the SMIM22 gene encoding small integral membrane protein 22, translating to MKALPTAALSRWMLPGQSKTSSLCYPPPLQAFPSPKREDAGGVSAAPWTQVDPNQHPCTAGSRRNQEVEGRECSLLQRRSAGRSTRSGPKIRPQGKLGKEPKMGSEGQNLGEEFSNQINDVLSRLATNQMFQSDWDIAAFAIFFIFIGTVLLMVLLALIHCCCCCCCDTRGSHKKVPRKKVGIDNKAMEP from the exons ATGAAAGCTCTGCCAACAGCAGCCCTCAGCAGGTGGATGCTGCCAGGACAAAGCAAAACAAGCAGCCTATgctacccccctcccctgcaagccTTTCCTTCCCCAAAGAGGGAGGACGCTGGAGGTGTGTCTGCCGCTCCTTGGACTCAGGTGGATCCCAATCAACATCCTTGTACAGCTGGCAGCAGAAGGAACCAGGaagtggaggggagggagtgcagCTTGCTGCAGAGGAGATCGGCTGGAAGAAGCACTCGGAGTGGTCCCAAG ATCAGACCGCAGGGGAAACTCGGAAAGGAACCAAAAATGGGATCTGAAGGGCAAAACTTGGGAGAGGAGTTCAGCAACCAGATCAATGACGTCCTGAGCAGACTGGCAACCAACCAGATGTTCCAGTCAGACTGGGACATTGCTGCCTTCGCCATCTTCTTCATCTTCATTG GTACCGTGCTGTTGATGGTTCTCCTGGCTCTGATccattgttgctgctgctgctgctgtgacacCCGGGGATCACAcaagaag gTCCCCAGAAAGAAAGTGGGCATTGATAACAAGGCCATGGAGCCATAG